A genomic segment from Bacillus cereus G9842 encodes:
- a CDS encoding (2,3-dihydroxybenzoyl)adenylate synthase, with amino-acid sequence MLVGYREWPKEFADRYREEGCWLGETFGGVLRERAEKYGDQIAVVSGKTHVTYSELDKKVDRLAAGLLNLGIKKEDRVVIQLPNIIEFFEICFALFRIGALPVFALPSHRSSEISYFCEFGEASAYVISDKALGFDYRKLAREVKEKVPTLQHVIVVGEEEEFVNINDLYIDPISLPEVQPSDVAFLQLSGGTTGLSKLIPRTHDDYIYSLRVSAEICNLNAESVYMTVLPVAHNYPMSSPGTFGTFYAGGKVVLATGGSPDEAFALIEEEKVTITALVPPLAMIWLDAASSRNADLSSLEVIQVGGAKFSAEVAKRIRPTFGCTLQQVFGMAEGLVNYTRLDDPEEIIIHTQGRPMSAHDEVRVVDENDNDVKPGEVGSLLTRGPYTIRGYYKAEEHNARSFTKDGFYRTGDLVKVNEQGYIIVEGRDKDQINRGGEKVAAEEVENHLLAHDAVHDVAIVSMPDDYLGERTCAFVIARGQVPTVSELKMFLRERGIAAYKIPDRIEFIESFPQTGVGKVSKKELRKVIAEKLITVKQ; translated from the coding sequence ATGCTAGTAGGTTATAGGGAATGGCCAAAAGAATTTGCCGATCGTTATCGAGAAGAAGGGTGTTGGCTTGGTGAAACATTTGGAGGAGTGTTAAGAGAGCGAGCTGAGAAATATGGAGATCAAATCGCGGTTGTAAGCGGTAAGACGCATGTAACGTACAGTGAACTTGATAAAAAGGTAGATCGTTTAGCAGCAGGTTTACTGAATTTAGGAATAAAGAAAGAGGACAGAGTTGTAATCCAGTTACCTAACATTATCGAGTTTTTCGAAATATGTTTTGCACTATTTCGAATTGGAGCGCTTCCTGTCTTTGCACTGCCTTCACATCGAAGTAGTGAAATTAGTTATTTTTGTGAGTTTGGTGAGGCGAGCGCTTACGTTATTTCAGATAAGGCCCTCGGTTTTGATTATCGAAAACTAGCAAGAGAAGTGAAAGAGAAAGTGCCAACTTTACAACATGTAATTGTAGTGGGAGAAGAGGAAGAGTTTGTGAACATAAATGATCTGTATATAGATCCTATCTCATTGCCAGAAGTTCAGCCCAGTGATGTTGCATTTCTCCAATTATCAGGAGGGACAACAGGTCTTTCTAAATTAATTCCTAGAACACATGATGACTATATTTATAGTTTACGTGTTAGCGCTGAAATTTGTAATTTGAATGCAGAAAGCGTCTATATGACAGTTCTTCCAGTAGCACACAATTATCCAATGAGTTCTCCAGGAACATTTGGAACTTTCTATGCGGGTGGAAAAGTGGTATTGGCAACTGGTGGTAGCCCAGATGAGGCATTTGCTCTTATCGAAGAAGAAAAAGTTACAATTACAGCGCTCGTTCCGCCATTAGCAATGATTTGGCTTGATGCTGCATCTTCTCGTAATGCCGATTTATCGAGCCTAGAGGTTATTCAAGTAGGTGGTGCTAAGTTTAGTGCTGAGGTTGCAAAACGTATACGCCCTACATTTGGATGTACGTTACAGCAAGTATTCGGTATGGCGGAAGGATTAGTGAACTATACAAGATTAGACGATCCGGAAGAAATTATTATTCATACACAAGGTAGACCAATGTCTGCACACGATGAAGTACGAGTTGTTGATGAAAATGACAACGATGTAAAACCTGGCGAAGTAGGTAGTTTATTAACACGAGGTCCATATACAATTCGTGGTTACTATAAAGCCGAAGAGCATAATGCACGATCATTTACAAAGGATGGATTTTATCGCACAGGAGATCTTGTAAAAGTAAATGAACAAGGATACATCATTGTAGAAGGAAGAGATAAAGATCAAATTAACCGTGGTGGTGAGAAAGTTGCTGCGGAAGAAGTTGAAAATCATCTATTAGCACACGATGCGGTTCATGACGTAGCAATTGTATCTATGCCTGACGATTATTTAGGTGAACGCACCTGTGCTTTTGTTATAGCTCGCGGACAAGTTCCAACTGTAAGTGAATTAAAAATGTTTTTAAGAGAACGTGGTATAGCGGCTTATAAAATTCCAGATCGAATTGAATTTATTGAATCATTCCCGCAAACAGGAGTCGGAAAAGTCAGCAAAAAAGAACTACGTAAAGTCATTGCTGAAAAACTTATTACAGTAAAACAATAA
- a CDS encoding isochorismatase family protein, translated as MAIPSISVYKMPIESELPKNKVNWTPDPKRAVLLIHDMQEYFLDAYSDKESPKVELISNIKMIREKCKELGIPVVYTAQPGGQTLEQRGLLQDFWGDGIPAGPDKKKIVDELTPDEDDIFLTKWRYSAFKKTNLLEILNERGRDQLIICGIYAHIGCLLTACEAFMDGIEPFFVADAVADFSLEHHKQALEYASNRCAVTTSTNLLLNDLQSVKGDESEGITIQEVHELVAQLLREPIESIDFDEDLLNRGLDSVRIMSLVEKWRREGKEITFADLAEHPTVAGWYSLLSSQTAQVL; from the coding sequence ATGGCTATCCCATCTATTTCAGTATATAAAATGCCAATTGAATCAGAACTACCAAAAAATAAAGTGAATTGGACACCAGATCCGAAACGTGCAGTACTTTTAATTCATGACATGCAAGAATATTTTCTTGATGCATATAGCGATAAAGAATCACCAAAAGTAGAACTTATTTCAAATATTAAAATGATAAGAGAAAAATGTAAGGAACTTGGTATACCAGTTGTTTATACAGCACAACCTGGTGGGCAAACGTTAGAACAACGAGGTTTATTACAAGACTTTTGGGGTGACGGTATTCCTGCTGGACCGGATAAAAAGAAAATTGTTGATGAACTTACTCCTGATGAAGATGATATATTCCTAACAAAATGGAGATATAGTGCATTTAAAAAGACAAATCTATTAGAAATTTTAAATGAACGAGGAAGAGATCAACTTATTATTTGCGGTATTTATGCGCATATTGGCTGTCTTTTAACAGCTTGTGAAGCATTTATGGATGGTATAGAGCCCTTCTTTGTAGCAGATGCAGTTGCTGATTTTTCACTAGAGCATCATAAACAAGCATTGGAGTATGCATCTAATAGATGTGCAGTAACGACATCAACAAACCTACTGTTAAACGATTTGCAAAGTGTAAAAGGTGATGAGAGTGAAGGAATCACTATACAGGAAGTGCATGAACTAGTTGCACAACTACTTCGTGAGCCAATAGAAAGTATTGATTTTGATGAGGACTTATTAAATAGAGGACTTGATTCGGTCAGAATTATGAGTTTAGTAGAGAAGTGGCGTCGTGAAGGGAAAGAAATCACTTTTGCAGATTTAGCAGAACATCCAACTGTTGCAGGTTGGTACAGTTTACTATCTTCACAAACAGCACAGGTGCTGTAA